The nucleotide window GGAACAAAAGCTTGATGATTAATATCTTAATCTTGATGTTTGAGATTCATGTCTCCAATTCTCAGTGAAATCCTCCTTTCTAGTTGTATGAGAAACTCAAGATTGAGGCGCAAGGCCCATCTTGTTCAATCCTTCTCAGTTGTTTTCCTCTActttttgtactatgtttcataGCCTTTTTTATTGCATCAATTTGCCCCTAAATTAGTTAATCTAGCTCTATTATCTGCAATTTGTTCATCAATCTGGGTTAAATCGGTCTTGGGTTTTGCTTGTAATTGGTTCAAACAAGGTTTTCAAATTCTGGGTCTTATTATAAATGGGTTCCTCTAGTGGTACATCTTCAGGGTCATCACTGATACTGAACTCAGGCCCTGAAGAGGAATTGCAGGCTTTGATTGaccagaggaagaggaagagaatgaTATCGAACAGGGAATCGGCTCGACGGTCCAGGATGAGGAAGCAGAAGCTTTTGGACGATAAGATGGCTCTGGTGGCTCAGCTCAAGGAGGAGAACCACCAGATCATCACTAGCATCAACATCAGTAGACAACATTACTTGAATGTTGAGGCTGAGAACTCAATATTGAGAGCTCAAGCTGGTGAGCTTAGCCACAGATTGCAGTCTCTGAATGAGATTGTTAATGCAAACAACTGTGGAACTGCTTTTGGGGATTCAATTCTTGCATCAGCCATAACTCTGAATGAGATTGTTAATGCAAACAACTGTGAAACTGCTTTTGGGGATTCAATTTTTGCATCAGCAATAACTTTGCCTGCTGATCATAGCTTCTTGAACCCAATGAATTTGCCCTATCTGAATCAACCAATTATGGCTTCTGCTGATCACATGTTCAATGAATACTACTAATTttgaagacagagagagagagagatggagtaTTAAGGAGTATGGAATAGTTAAGGTTGTTGGGTTGCTCTTGAACTGTGAAATTAGTGTTGGTTAAATATAATTAGTGTAGTTAATGATCAAGAGCTGATAGTTATGTGTAATTAATTAGTGGTCTGATCTTCTTTTGTTGTTCAATAATGTTGTTGGAATTTTACCACTTGTGAATTACTACTTGCTGCTTTATGAAAAGTTCTTCTGTCCTAAGTGTGTGGCACAATGTATTAGACAATTAATGGTGGTTTTGTatgatataataatataattattcatAAATTCTACAATTATAAATCACtcaattggtttaatttattaatttatcattattttttatattaaagtattatgtacaagagtataaaaaattatattaaaaaaggattttgataaaaatttaatgaaatcttcccctcAATTCCATTCAAATTcatctccttaattttttttatatactaTGCAAACAATGATATTGGAAGAAAACtgcatttctcttttcttcatttctttcacattcctcaatccaaacacactcttagtgtcATAGTCTGCTATTATATATACTTGACTTATTAAAGAAACCtagtttgacttttttttaaagaatgaaGGGTTTCAATTTCACTAATACTGGTCTCATGTCcacacaaaaatttcttattCGACCAAGCCCAGTGCGTGACCATTGCTTATAGGATAATGGGACCTACATAAATTATAATCCAAGAATTTTTAGCATTCACATTTATTTCATGCCAATATAATTCCCTCTTTACTTAGCACAATAAGAATAATAGTATAATACTACATAAATTATAATCCAAGAATTTTTAGCATTCACATTTATTTCATGCCAATATAATTCCCTCTTTACTTAGCACATAAGAATACAAGCAAACTTTCTCCAACTTTTCTTATGGTTCCCAAAAAAACAACTTGAACATTCATCACCATGATAAGATATATTACCCAAAAGTGAAATGGCAAACGGGTTCCTACTTCCTAGCTCATCTCTTGAAGGAAAAAATTATTAGAGGCTGAAGTTTTCTTAGGATTCCAATAACTTTTGCATTTCCAATAATATTCCAtctcaaataaagaaaattcaacaaaatattCTTTTGCAAAGTTCAAtctcccttttttttcccttttgatgTCACATATTTTTGGCATATAGTACCAAACATTGGTGTCATGTCATGTTTTGGTCACAATCTCATGATATGCATGTAtgtaaaattaaattcatgGTTCCGTAATCAATTATGCAACCTTTTAATTACTTTGTTTCAATAATTTTCATGAGTGCTATGTAAGGAAGTCAATAATCATCAACCACCTTGGGTGAAAGTCTAGTGCTGAATCTCTCTAGGATCAATTCGTATGAATTTGGAAGGGTCTGAGTTCAATTCTAACTGTGAGCAAATATCTTTATAGCCGCACACCggactttgacccaacttactctATCATCGGGTGAGAAATTTTTATGCGTGCCGGTCTATCATGGAATTGAAAATGATTAACTCACTaccaactattttttttttaaattatctttaaaaaatatttttttgtagttattggaaaaaataaaagttaaacACTTTAAAATTCTAGTTGTGAAAATTGAGTCCTTGATGAGTAGGTATGCATGCACATCAAGGATAGACAAGAAACCAATTCAAGAGTGTATTTAAAggaattttgaaaatgaaatggaATTCTAGAAGCTTAATTATTAGCAAACACAATGACAATATtggaatttttaaaatttattattttacatGATAACTTTATTTTTTGAGTTTGACAACcatgtcattaccttatcgtcTTTGGTTAATCAGGAATAGTCAAATTAGTTTTTAAAAcattaattaactttttttttacagtTTATCAAAATTTTAGGGATAAAATTTAAAGTGTTTAATGATTGAAAACATGCTAATCATGCTCGTATCatacaaattttttattaattttgtatgATACGAGTGGTTTATAGACTATAACGCAGACCCGATTAGTTTATTCAGTActacaatttattttaaaaaaaaatctgaaattttATGCTGAATCAAATTAAGAACCATTTTAAGAGCATGAAATCATTAATCTACTAATTAAACAcctaattagaaaaaaaaattacattccaGTAC belongs to Tripterygium wilfordii isolate XIE 37 chromosome 2, ASM1340144v1, whole genome shotgun sequence and includes:
- the LOC120006704 gene encoding bZIP transcription factor 11-like, whose product is MGSSSGTSSGSSLILNSGPEEELQALIDQRKRKRMISNRESARRSRMRKQKLLDDKMALVAQLKEENHQIITSINISRQHYLNVEAENSILRAQAGELSHRLQSLNEIVNANNCGTAFGDSILASAITLNEIVNANNCETAFGDSIFASAITLPADHSFLNPMNLPYLNQPIMASADHMFNEYY